In Ruminiclostridium papyrosolvens DSM 2782, the following proteins share a genomic window:
- a CDS encoding ABC transporter substrate-binding protein, whose translation MKKTISLCLALAMTTSIALTGCGSGSTSKDSTGGSTSTAGSGTVKTTSLNFWTFQELHKGFFDDAAATWNKKHTDKPVELKIDVYPIDEMHNKLLIALQSGTGAPDIVDIECGKFPNFLKGSKPGLAELNRVVEPVKDKLIMGRMENYAKNGKYYGIDYHVGAQVMFYNKEILGKAGVNPDNIKTWDDYIAAGKTVMEKTGKPMTTIEATDHWSYYPILTMQGSDYLTKDGKPQLNNETNVKSLQFLNDMLNKDKIAVLAPGGFHHAEEYWSWMNKGNAASVWMPMWYMGRFTQYMPDLKDKIVIRPMPTFPGGKKSAGMGGTGTAVTAQSKNVELSVDFLAEAKLSLEGSIKTWTILGFDPIRSDAWADPAMKSDNQYTQYFGNDIFSTLQGIVSDVGPINYGDLYPTALSLVQKNVLFKVLQEKSETPEQALKEANEELVKK comes from the coding sequence TTGAAAAAAACTATTTCATTGTGTCTGGCACTTGCTATGACAACATCAATTGCTCTAACAGGATGTGGTTCAGGAAGTACATCAAAGGACTCCACAGGCGGTTCTACATCAACAGCAGGCTCAGGAACTGTAAAAACCACAAGCTTAAATTTCTGGACGTTTCAGGAATTACACAAGGGCTTCTTTGATGATGCAGCAGCTACTTGGAACAAAAAACATACTGATAAGCCGGTAGAGCTTAAGATTGACGTATACCCGATTGATGAAATGCATAATAAGCTTCTGATTGCATTACAGTCCGGAACAGGAGCACCGGATATTGTTGATATTGAATGTGGAAAGTTTCCTAATTTTCTAAAGGGCAGCAAACCGGGACTGGCTGAGTTAAACAGAGTTGTTGAACCGGTGAAAGACAAATTGATAATGGGTAGAATGGAAAACTATGCGAAAAACGGTAAATACTACGGTATAGACTACCATGTTGGCGCACAGGTTATGTTTTACAATAAAGAGATTCTAGGTAAAGCAGGGGTAAATCCTGATAACATAAAAACTTGGGATGATTATATTGCAGCAGGAAAAACTGTAATGGAAAAAACAGGTAAGCCAATGACTACCATAGAAGCAACAGATCACTGGTCTTACTATCCTATACTGACAATGCAAGGGTCAGATTACTTAACAAAAGATGGAAAACCACAATTAAATAATGAAACTAATGTTAAATCGTTGCAGTTCTTAAATGATATGCTGAACAAAGACAAGATTGCAGTTTTAGCTCCCGGAGGCTTTCATCATGCCGAAGAATACTGGTCATGGATGAACAAGGGTAATGCTGCTTCCGTTTGGATGCCAATGTGGTATATGGGTAGATTTACACAATATATGCCTGACTTGAAAGACAAAATAGTAATCCGACCTATGCCTACTTTCCCGGGAGGAAAGAAGTCAGCCGGTATGGGTGGTACAGGAACAGCGGTTACAGCACAAAGCAAAAATGTAGAGCTTTCTGTAGATTTCCTTGCAGAAGCAAAACTTTCATTGGAAGGTAGTATCAAGACTTGGACTATTCTTGGCTTTGATCCTATAAGAAGCGATGCATGGGCAGACCCTGCTATGAAATCTGACAATCAATACACACAATATTTTGGTAATGATATATTTAGTACACTTCAAGGCATAGTGTCCGATGTTGGACCAATAAACTATGGGGATCTTTATCCTACAGCTTTATCACTGGTACAGAAGAACGTATTGTTCAAAGTATTGCAGGAAAAGAGTGAGACTCCGGAGCAGGCATTGAAAGAGGCTAACGAAGAACTCGTTAAGAAATAA
- a CDS encoding carbohydrate ABC transporter permease: MTVNTTNTMKLQPEKPRRKVHLKQEKIAPYIFVLPFILTFLVFFLYPIISTVLTSFQEVLGPGDAKFIGLKNYRNMINEHFFNALWVTTRYTFWTILVLVPIPMLLSIVLNRKNILGRNIFRSAFFLPALTSVIVAGLFFRLAFGEQDTTLVNMILGFFGIPKTTWLQRGHTAMFVMVVLSTWRWLGVNVIYFLSGLQNIPVEQYESASIDGASEWRKFLSITVPGLKPVITYVVTISIYGGYSMFAESYTLFGPRSPGDIGLTMVSLIYQQGFNENNFGAGSAIGITLLIILMAVNMIQLALTGFFKKEGDD; this comes from the coding sequence ATGACTGTCAACACGACAAATACTATGAAATTGCAGCCTGAAAAACCAAGGAGAAAAGTTCATCTTAAACAAGAAAAAATTGCTCCTTATATCTTTGTTTTACCATTTATCCTTACCTTTTTAGTTTTTTTCCTATATCCGATAATTTCAACGGTATTAACAAGCTTTCAGGAAGTGCTGGGCCCCGGTGATGCCAAGTTTATAGGTCTTAAAAACTATAGAAATATGATAAATGAACACTTCTTTAATGCATTATGGGTAACCACAAGATATACTTTTTGGACTATTCTTGTATTGGTACCGATACCAATGCTGCTCTCTATAGTCTTAAACCGTAAAAATATTTTAGGCAGGAACATTTTTCGTTCAGCTTTTTTTCTACCTGCGCTAACATCAGTAATAGTTGCGGGATTATTTTTCAGATTGGCTTTTGGTGAGCAGGATACTACATTAGTTAATATGATATTAGGGTTTTTTGGAATCCCTAAAACGACCTGGCTTCAACGAGGACATACAGCAATGTTTGTTATGGTTGTTCTTAGTACTTGGAGATGGTTGGGCGTTAATGTAATCTATTTCTTATCTGGACTTCAGAATATACCTGTGGAGCAGTATGAATCAGCATCAATAGACGGTGCAAGTGAATGGAGAAAGTTCCTGAGCATAACTGTTCCCGGATTAAAGCCGGTTATTACTTATGTAGTTACTATAAGTATTTACGGCGGTTACTCAATGTTTGCCGAATCATATACTTTATTTGGTCCAAGATCACCGGGTGACATAGGTCTTACTATGGTAAGTTTGATTTATCAGCAGGGATTTAATGAGAATAACTTTGGAGCGGGTTCAGCTATCGGAATAACCTTATTGATTATACTGATGGCTGTAAACATGATACAACTTGCACTAACAGGTTTCTTCAAGAAGGAGGGGGATGATTAA
- a CDS encoding carbohydrate ABC transporter permease has protein sequence MAANKLKNNILTVAIIILMLAVAIFCLAPFFFLFLSSFKPGSEMIRNGISIKPDFGNMNLNNYKLLWEGKEGIYLYWYRNSLVITVLGTVISLFMTSMVGYGLAVYKFKGRNLIFVLVLIIMMIPVEILILPLYKMSISLKLIDSYLGVILPFAVSPFAVFFFRQYAIGLPKAFLDAGRIDGCSEFGMYFKIMMPLMLPAFGAMTILLAMNNWNSFVWPLIVLRSNEMLTLPIGLQSLITPYGNNYDLLLSGAVMSIIPIMIVFFCNQKAFIEGLTVGGVKG, from the coding sequence ATGGCAGCAAATAAATTAAAAAACAATATTTTAACAGTAGCAATAATTATATTGATGCTTGCAGTTGCGATATTTTGCCTAGCACCTTTTTTCTTCTTATTCTTGTCCTCATTTAAACCCGGTTCTGAAATGATTAGGAATGGTATAAGCATTAAACCTGATTTCGGTAACATGAATTTAAATAATTACAAATTGTTGTGGGAAGGTAAAGAGGGCATATACCTATATTGGTACAGAAACAGTTTAGTTATTACTGTACTTGGAACTGTCATTTCACTGTTTATGACATCCATGGTTGGCTATGGTCTGGCTGTATATAAATTCAAGGGAAGAAACCTTATTTTTGTTCTTGTGCTTATAATTATGATGATTCCCGTTGAGATACTAATCTTACCGTTGTACAAAATGTCAATTTCACTTAAACTCATTGATTCGTATCTGGGCGTTATACTTCCGTTTGCAGTATCACCGTTTGCAGTGTTCTTCTTCAGACAATACGCCATAGGGCTTCCCAAGGCCTTTTTAGATGCAGGAAGAATTGACGGCTGCAGTGAGTTTGGAATGTATTTTAAAATAATGATGCCTCTAATGCTGCCCGCTTTTGGTGCAATGACAATACTACTTGCAATGAACAACTGGAATAGTTTTGTTTGGCCGTTAATAGTACTTCGTTCAAATGAAATGCTTACTTTGCCCATAGGACTTCAGTCTCTGATTACACCTTATGGAAACAATTACGACTTATTACTCTCCGGAGCAGTAATGTCAATTATTCCAATTATGATTGTATTTTTCTGTAACCAAAAGGCATTTATTGAAGGCCTTACAGTTGGTGGTGTAAAAGGTTAA
- a CDS encoding sensor histidine kinase, with product MKKIFNSVLINIVSIIRNIKIQQRLILILIMLSVVPLVITSIFSYNQSSSAIRSKTSTYSSQVMNQVGVNIERELNRLENDSIEIEFSSLTQNVLTNIKNMSAWEIEIVQLTMKENLVKKFSFLHDVSDVLLYTNDRRRIVAYGDRSFKLNLKKEFLDTYLKELEEKEGTPVWKSSNIDVEERLVKFATSAEQMNKSDCILLGRAVLSLETREIIGTLLIRTNERYFSNIYRNIDMGKNADIFVVDSDGIVVSSRNTKIPVAKQYKDQMLIKELLNRTGSQDKTFNMSIDGKKYMIAFSYLKDADWFVVSTIPYSYLNAEVKGILTNIMLLVMGCSVLAVLLSYIFTLTLSKPLKRLINTMNEVKRGNLSVSIIDNSTDEIGEVVGNFNTMLNEIKNLMESVKLNEKQKREAEIKILQAQINPHFLSNTLNTVKWLAGAQKAHNIEALVSSLIKLLHVSMGKGDDFITMGEEVEYIKSYINIQEYRYYDKFRVVFEIEEDILDYKVLRFLIQPVVENAIIHGIGPMTEQGLISIKGFKYNDVLKIRVTDNGEGIPRERLCKILTVDDYENKSKFSGIGINNVNERIQINFGDEFGLHIESVPKLYTTVELTLPIIS from the coding sequence TTGAAGAAAATATTCAATTCGGTTTTAATTAATATCGTTTCGATAATCAGAAACATAAAGATTCAGCAGAGGTTAATTCTTATATTAATTATGCTCTCAGTTGTACCCCTTGTTATTACAAGTATTTTTTCATATAACCAATCAAGCTCTGCAATAAGAAGCAAAACCAGTACATATTCATCTCAGGTAATGAACCAGGTTGGTGTTAATATTGAAAGAGAACTTAACAGATTGGAAAATGACAGCATAGAAATTGAATTCTCCTCATTAACCCAAAACGTTTTGACGAATATCAAAAATATGTCTGCTTGGGAAATAGAAATCGTACAGCTCACTATGAAAGAAAACTTGGTAAAAAAGTTTTCTTTTTTGCATGATGTTTCAGATGTTCTGCTATATACAAACGACCGCAGAAGGATAGTAGCTTATGGTGACAGGAGTTTTAAGCTAAATCTTAAAAAAGAATTTTTAGATACCTATTTGAAAGAGCTGGAAGAAAAAGAGGGCACCCCGGTTTGGAAAAGTTCCAACATTGATGTTGAAGAAAGATTAGTAAAGTTTGCAACAAGTGCTGAACAGATGAATAAAAGCGATTGTATATTACTTGGAAGAGCAGTTCTTTCTCTGGAGACACGAGAGATAATAGGAACACTGCTTATTCGCACAAATGAGAGATATTTTTCAAACATATACAGAAATATTGACATGGGAAAAAATGCCGATATCTTTGTTGTTGACTCTGATGGAATTGTTGTTTCAAGCAGAAATACAAAAATACCTGTGGCAAAGCAATACAAGGATCAAATGCTGATAAAGGAGCTGCTGAACAGAACAGGTAGCCAAGATAAGACATTCAATATGTCTATTGATGGCAAAAAGTATATGATTGCTTTTTCGTATCTGAAAGACGCCGACTGGTTTGTGGTAAGTACAATACCGTACTCATATCTGAACGCAGAGGTAAAGGGTATACTTACTAACATTATGTTGCTGGTTATGGGATGTTCCGTTCTGGCAGTATTATTGTCCTACATATTTACACTGACTTTATCAAAACCGCTGAAGCGTCTTATTAATACTATGAATGAAGTGAAAAGAGGCAATCTTTCTGTTAGTATAATAGATAACAGCACCGATGAAATAGGTGAAGTAGTAGGCAATTTTAATACAATGCTTAATGAGATAAAAAATCTCATGGAGAGTGTGAAGCTTAACGAGAAACAGAAAAGAGAAGCAGAAATAAAAATTTTACAAGCACAGATAAATCCGCATTTTTTATCTAATACTCTCAATACTGTCAAGTGGCTTGCAGGGGCCCAAAAAGCACATAATATCGAAGCTCTGGTTTCATCTCTGATTAAACTGCTGCATGTCAGTATGGGTAAGGGCGACGATTTTATAACTATGGGTGAAGAGGTTGAATATATAAAAAGTTATATCAATATTCAGGAATACAGATATTATGATAAATTCAGAGTTGTATTTGAAATTGAAGAGGATATCCTTGATTATAAGGTTTTAAGATTCCTGATACAGCCTGTTGTTGAGAACGCTATAATTCATGGTATCGGGCCTATGACGGAACAAGGTCTGATTTCTATAAAGGGATTTAAATATAATGATGTTTTAAAAATTCGTGTAACTGATAATGGTGAAGGAATACCGAGAGAAAGACTATGTAAAATTTTAACAGTGGATGATTATGAGAATAAATCTAAATTCAGTGGTATCGGAATAAATAATGTAAATGAACGAATACAAATTAATTTTGGAGATGAATTCGGTTTACATATAGAAAGTGTTCCTAAATTGTACACTACTGTTGAATTGACTCTACCCATTATTTCTTAA
- a CDS encoding response regulator transcription factor, producing the protein MIKVLIVDDDSIARTNIKIMIDWENDGFEICGEASNGQEAINLINETIPEIVITDMSMPIIDGIALIEHLNFNFPQIKVIALSGYEDFEYVRRSLKNGALDYILKHSLDGKSLMEALKAARIKIMAEIFEHNKNAMLEMQINESRTVLRQKFIKQLVLADIIELTEIEQKIADLKLDIETKNISLVLFEVDDFGSICEKFSPKELNKLISSVEEITAEILKGSVKGVISHISDGKFVIIFSFGNMRSDLYIYNLIVTTINRIKSSIKRYLNITACFSYSKVFSDITFIHKYYKEAELLLKDRFFMGKDRIIKEASRNSTSNEYLNLEISEEKTIIEALKTQDNDNIEKCLTKVFARLTNNSASYNSIQMICAELINIVNRVARETGIDIKNVYNDKDIPYSSMKKIETLIEMREWILKSYTKLTELIGDIKFDPNYSEYTKKAISYIHKNYKNNVSLNEAAEHIGVNSSYLSRIFKEDCGMGFVEYLNKIRVGYAKQVIESGRMKLKDVVKEAGFNNYTYFFKVFKDVLNMTPVEYEKRYRVNKN; encoded by the coding sequence ATGATCAAAGTTTTGATAGTAGATGATGATTCGATAGCAAGAACTAATATTAAAATAATGATTGACTGGGAAAATGACGGCTTTGAGATATGTGGAGAGGCGTCAAATGGACAGGAGGCCATAAACCTGATAAATGAAACCATTCCTGAAATTGTTATTACCGATATGAGTATGCCTATAATTGATGGGATAGCATTAATTGAGCATTTGAATTTTAATTTTCCTCAAATAAAAGTTATTGCCCTCAGCGGATATGAAGATTTTGAATATGTAAGAAGGAGTTTAAAAAACGGTGCTTTAGACTATATATTGAAGCATTCTCTTGACGGCAAATCATTGATGGAAGCCCTTAAAGCAGCAAGAATAAAAATAATGGCTGAAATATTTGAGCATAACAAAAATGCAATGCTTGAAATGCAGATAAATGAAAGCAGAACTGTGCTTAGGCAGAAATTCATTAAACAGCTGGTGCTGGCTGACATAATTGAACTGACGGAAATTGAGCAGAAGATAGCGGATTTAAAACTTGATATTGAGACAAAAAATATCTCCTTGGTATTATTTGAGGTGGATGATTTTGGAAGTATCTGCGAAAAGTTTTCTCCAAAAGAATTAAACAAGTTAATATCCTCGGTAGAAGAAATTACAGCGGAAATATTGAAGGGCTCGGTAAAAGGAGTTATATCTCATATTAGTGACGGCAAGTTTGTAATTATATTCTCTTTTGGAAATATGCGCAGTGATTTATATATTTATAACTTAATTGTAACAACCATAAACAGAATTAAATCAAGTATAAAAAGATATTTGAATATTACTGCTTGCTTTAGTTACAGTAAAGTTTTCAGTGATATTACCTTTATACATAAATATTATAAAGAGGCTGAACTTTTACTAAAAGACAGATTTTTTATGGGAAAAGACAGGATAATTAAAGAAGCTTCTCGTAACAGTACTTCCAACGAATATCTGAACCTTGAAATCAGCGAAGAAAAGACAATAATTGAGGCCTTAAAAACTCAGGATAACGATAATATTGAGAAATGTCTGACTAAAGTATTTGCAAGACTTACGAATAATAGTGCAAGTTACAATTCAATTCAGATGATATGTGCAGAGCTGATAAATATTGTTAATCGGGTAGCCAGAGAGACCGGAATAGATATTAAAAATGTTTATAATGATAAGGATATTCCGTATTCAAGTATGAAAAAGATTGAAACCTTAATAGAAATGAGGGAGTGGATTTTAAAGTCATATACTAAGCTGACAGAACTTATTGGGGATATAAAATTTGACCCCAACTATTCAGAGTATACTAAAAAAGCCATTAGTTATATTCATAAGAATTATAAAAATAATGTATCACTAAATGAAGCTGCAGAACATATAGGCGTTAATAGCTCATATCTTAGCAGAATTTTTAAGGAAGACTGCGGAATGGGGTTTGTAGAATATCTGAATAAAATTCGTGTAGGATATGCAAAGCAGGTAATAGAGTCAGGAAGAATGAAGCTTAAGGATGTCGTAAAAGAGGCAGGGTTTAATAACTATACATACTTTTTCAAGGTGTTTAAAGATGTGTTAAATATGACCCCTGTTGAATATGAAAAGAGGTACAGAGTAAATAAAAATTAG
- the zapA gene encoding cell division protein ZapA produces the protein MTNRNKTEVYIYGSKYTISGAESEEYMHKLSLYVDKKMREFSEVNNALSSGMISVLASINIADDYFKTLGKLQNITENQNTKAELIEKEYKQKIEELTLEIQKFKSDAVIMEEAMTSQTNDLEVLKYEYEKKEKSLKDQIELLMVEADYKDEAIANQLEELSNEHTQNREELKEQIFKLKDDNAAKEQTIADLTKKFEQLESEYKEMEELYQEEYNRIKNEKTSL, from the coding sequence ATGACAAACAGGAATAAAACTGAAGTTTACATATATGGAAGCAAGTACACGATTTCAGGAGCAGAATCCGAAGAATATATGCATAAACTTTCTCTGTACGTTGATAAAAAAATGAGGGAGTTTTCTGAAGTTAATAATGCACTTAGTTCCGGGATGATTTCAGTATTGGCTTCAATAAATATTGCAGATGACTATTTTAAGACATTAGGTAAATTACAAAATATCACAGAAAACCAAAATACCAAAGCTGAATTAATTGAAAAAGAATACAAACAAAAAATTGAAGAACTGACCTTAGAAATCCAAAAGTTTAAGTCTGATGCAGTTATCATGGAAGAAGCTATGACTTCTCAGACCAACGATTTGGAAGTTTTAAAATATGAGTATGAAAAGAAAGAAAAAAGTCTTAAAGATCAAATCGAATTATTGATGGTTGAAGCCGACTACAAGGATGAAGCTATTGCAAATCAGTTGGAAGAACTGTCAAATGAGCATACTCAAAATAGAGAAGAACTAAAAGAGCAGATATTTAAGTTGAAGGATGACAATGCTGCCAAAGAACAGACAATTGCCGATTTAACAAAAAAGTTTGAGCAATTGGAGTCTGAATACAAGGAAATGGAAGAATTATATCAGGAAGAGTATAACCGAATTAAAAATGAAAAGACATCCCTTTAA
- a CDS encoding ferredoxin, translating to MKASVDQDGCISCELCTSICPAVFSMNEDNKAEAIEEDIQEENLQEAEDARDACPVSVIDLEE from the coding sequence ATGAAAGCATCTGTAGATCAGGACGGTTGTATAAGTTGTGAATTATGTACTTCTATATGCCCCGCAGTATTTAGTATGAACGAGGACAATAAGGCCGAAGCTATTGAAGAAGATATACAAGAAGAAAATCTTCAGGAAGCCGAGGATGCCAGAGATGCCTGTCCTGTAAGCGTTATTGACCTGGAGGAATAG
- a CDS encoding amidohydrolase family protein: MNDNFEIIDCHVHTFANDDIAAKIMASFNKLYDIEFRNPGNGTIPNVLKNMNEVGIDRTVMANFAPPKILDGNNLWTIDTANSSEGRLVPLVNFHPDMEGRLAENFEKYVELGAKGIKLHPMAQGFDINDSRMDELYKKCSESKFTILIHCGRVSNARLNEFSDFESIVPIIDKYPDIPIILAHMADGDKECVLKVSKQYENVYFDTSIVITGYPEIARVNEPSWLDDSEVVDIINEAGAEKILFGSDFPWGSSVHDVKRFMKLKLTDSQKKTILSENAKRLFRI; encoded by the coding sequence ATGAATGATAATTTTGAGATAATAGACTGCCATGTTCATACATTTGCCAATGATGATATAGCAGCTAAAATTATGGCTTCCTTTAATAAATTATATGATATAGAGTTTAGAAATCCCGGTAACGGAACCATACCAAATGTATTAAAAAATATGAACGAGGTTGGGATAGACCGTACGGTAATGGCAAATTTTGCACCGCCAAAAATTTTAGACGGCAATAATTTATGGACTATAGATACTGCAAATTCCTCAGAAGGTAGACTTGTACCACTGGTGAACTTTCACCCTGACATGGAAGGGCGGCTGGCTGAGAATTTTGAAAAGTATGTGGAGCTTGGAGCAAAAGGCATAAAACTTCATCCAATGGCTCAAGGGTTTGATATAAATGATTCCAGAATGGACGAACTATATAAAAAGTGCAGTGAGTCCAAGTTTACTATCCTTATACATTGCGGCAGAGTTTCAAATGCGAGACTAAACGAATTTTCAGACTTTGAGTCCATAGTTCCTATAATAGATAAATATCCTGATATACCAATAATTCTTGCTCACATGGCAGATGGAGACAAGGAATGTGTACTTAAAGTGTCAAAACAATATGAAAATGTATACTTTGACACATCCATAGTTATAACAGGCTACCCTGAAATAGCCCGTGTCAATGAACCAAGCTGGTTGGATGACAGTGAAGTGGTTGATATTATAAATGAAGCAGGAGCGGAAAAAATACTTTTTGGGTCTGATTTTCCATGGGGAAGCTCAGTCCATGACGTAAAAAGGTTTATGAAATTAAAACTGACTGACAGTCAGAAAAAAACTATTCTAAGTGAAAATGCTAAACGTCTTTTTAGGATATAA
- a CDS encoding flavodoxin family protein, with protein sequence MYIVGLNGSPNVEGNTGFLVKKVLEECEARGAKTILLNVGKIMQEQKCGFCTVCSNPCTGNCYKGTKLEEAFEILRNADGVVVASPVYFGSVSAQLKAMFDKTRKVRANKGLYNKVGLCMAVGASQYGGEETTIKAMHDMMLINGMIIVGDGYIDDNCGHQGVCATRPAKDDEEAVKRAVMSAKRLIEVCSATENIRQS encoded by the coding sequence ATGTATATAGTAGGTTTGAATGGAAGTCCAAATGTGGAAGGAAACACAGGTTTCCTGGTTAAAAAGGTTCTGGAGGAATGTGAGGCAAGAGGTGCTAAAACCATTCTTTTGAATGTGGGAAAAATAATGCAGGAGCAAAAGTGCGGTTTCTGTACCGTTTGCTCAAATCCATGTACTGGAAATTGCTATAAGGGTACAAAGCTTGAAGAAGCTTTTGAAATATTAAGAAATGCAGATGGTGTAGTAGTTGCCAGTCCTGTTTATTTTGGCAGTGTTTCCGCACAGCTAAAGGCAATGTTTGATAAAACAAGAAAGGTCAGGGCAAACAAAGGTCTGTACAATAAAGTAGGACTTTGTATGGCAGTAGGAGCCTCTCAATACGGAGGAGAAGAAACAACAATAAAAGCCATGCATGATATGATGCTTATAAATGGAATGATAATAGTAGGTGACGGATATATTGACGACAATTGCGGACATCAGGGTGTATGTGCTACCCGTCCTGCCAAAGATGATGAAGAGGCAGTAAAAAGAGCAGTAATGTCTGCAAAACGGCTTATAGAAGTATGTAGCGCAACTGAAAACATTAGACAGAGCTGA
- a CDS encoding tRNA threonylcarbamoyladenosine dehydratase, with protein MLHEFSRSELIIGLEGLEKLQDSKVAVFGVGGVGSFTVEALTRTGVGHLVLIDDDCVCLTNLNRQLHATRKTVGKPKVEAMRDRVLEINPKCDVTIIQKFYMPDVAEEILDSSFDYIVDAIDTVTAKIDLVVRANELGIPIISAMGAGNKTDPTRFQVSDIFKTTVDPLAKVVRKELRNRGIKKLKVVYSTEEPVKPVETETSSCSAGCICPKGTARKCTVKHQIPGSLSFVPSVMGLIIGGEVIKDLIGFNKDSKSI; from the coding sequence ATGTTGCACGAGTTTTCCAGAAGCGAATTAATTATAGGATTAGAAGGACTAGAAAAACTGCAAGACAGCAAGGTAGCAGTATTTGGTGTCGGGGGAGTAGGTTCGTTTACTGTAGAGGCACTTACCAGAACAGGGGTGGGCCATCTTGTACTAATCGATGATGACTGCGTATGCCTTACAAACCTCAACAGGCAGCTTCATGCTACCAGAAAAACCGTTGGAAAGCCCAAAGTTGAAGCTATGAGAGACAGAGTTCTTGAAATAAATCCAAAATGTGATGTTACTATAATTCAGAAGTTTTATATGCCGGATGTAGCTGAAGAAATATTAGATAGCAGCTTTGACTATATTGTAGATGCAATTGATACTGTAACCGCAAAAATTGACTTGGTCGTAAGGGCTAATGAGTTGGGGATACCCATAATAAGTGCAATGGGAGCGGGCAATAAGACTGACCCGACACGGTTTCAGGTATCGGATATATTTAAGACAACAGTTGATCCACTTGCAAAAGTGGTTAGAAAAGAACTTAGAAACAGGGGAATCAAAAAGTTAAAGGTAGTATACTCTACGGAAGAACCTGTAAAACCTGTTGAAACAGAGACTTCCAGTTGCAGTGCGGGCTGTATATGTCCTAAAGGAACAGCCAGAAAGTGTACTGTAAAGCATCAGATACCGGGAAGTCTTTCCTTTGTTCCTTCAGTAATGGGTTTAATTATTGGAGGAGAAGTTATAAAAGATTTGATTGGATTCAATAAGGATTCAAAGAGTATTTAA
- a CDS encoding P-loop NTPase, giving the protein MFDKRINIFTGHFGSGKTEVAVNYAMKMAEAGYRTAIVDFDIINPYFRTADAKDALEEQNIKVILPMYANTNVDIPAIPPEIYSLFEDKDIKVVLDVGGDDLGAKAVSRFREEIVSDDYEMFFVVNTKRIMTDSPEKIAEMIAIIEDGANIKVTKLVNNSNLLEETTPEIIQEGNRIIAQVSEKTGIPIAITAGMEEVVNKMKNSDMGNTEILSMRKQIHLPWNRG; this is encoded by the coding sequence ATGTTTGATAAACGTATCAACATATTTACCGGGCACTTCGGAAGTGGGAAAACAGAGGTGGCAGTCAATTATGCCATGAAAATGGCAGAAGCCGGGTATAGAACAGCTATAGTAGATTTTGACATAATAAACCCCTATTTCAGAACAGCAGATGCAAAAGATGCGCTGGAAGAGCAAAATATTAAAGTAATACTTCCTATGTATGCCAACACCAATGTTGATATACCTGCCATACCGCCTGAAATATACTCTTTGTTTGAAGACAAAGATATAAAAGTGGTTCTGGATGTAGGAGGAGACGACCTTGGCGCTAAAGCTGTATCAAGGTTCAGGGAAGAAATAGTAAGCGACGACTACGAAATGTTTTTTGTAGTAAATACAAAAAGAATTATGACAGATTCACCTGAGAAGATAGCTGAGATGATTGCCATTATTGAAGACGGAGCAAACATAAAGGTCACAAAATTGGTGAATAACAGCAACCTGTTAGAGGAAACAACCCCTGAAATAATTCAAGAAGGAAACCGCATTATAGCTCAGGTTTCAGAAAAAACAGGAATACCCATTGCTATCACTGCCGGCATGGAAGAAGTTGTAAATAAAATGAAAAACAGTGATATGGGTAATACAGAAATATTATCCATGAGGAAACAGATACATCTTCCGTGGAATAGAGGTTAG